The Bernardetia litoralis DSM 6794 genome includes a window with the following:
- a CDS encoding tetratricopeptide repeat protein produces the protein MKNTYKYYIKSFGALWLDEEEEYEELISELKEKLKLEKNSNGYNNLGLAQLEMGYREESLINLNQAIKLNPSNSIAYYNRAELNKKLKKNVEAEIDYSKAIELEPSKATYWRCRAYLRKERTGDLINALTDFKQAEKIEPEFQPTKDEIVKLKKELGFEL, from the coding sequence ATGAAAAATACTTATAAATATTATATTAAATCTTTTGGAGCATTATGGCTAGATGAAGAAGAAGAATATGAGGAACTAATTTCTGAATTGAAAGAAAAATTGAAATTAGAAAAAAACAGTAATGGGTATAATAACCTTGGTTTAGCTCAACTTGAAATGGGATACCGTGAAGAAAGTTTAATCAATTTAAATCAAGCAATCAAATTAAATCCAAGTAACTCAATTGCTTATTATAATAGAGCCGAATTGAATAAGAAATTGAAAAAAAATGTAGAAGCTGAAATAGATTATAGTAAAGCTATTGAACTAGAACCAAGTAAAGCTACCTATTGGAGATGTAGAGCTTATTTGAGAAAGGAAAGAACAGGAGATTTGATAAACGCTTTAACTGACTTTAAACAAGCTGAAAAAATAGAGCCTGAATTTCAACCAACAAAAGATGAAATAGTAAAACTGAAAAAAGAACTAGGGTTTGAATTATAA